From one Oncorhynchus keta strain PuntledgeMale-10-30-2019 chromosome 30, Oket_V2, whole genome shotgun sequence genomic stretch:
- the LOC127913704 gene encoding transforming growth factor beta activator LRRC33-like: MIRPTTFSLVLLLYCSLSHSLTQFNTVTGRIPDDQQETTSWRFRNLSSVPEGLDVRLRELDLSDNVIRHINSQSLALPSLLRLDLSYNQLEIISEGAFRDVAQLQELNLARNALSHNVDSTSRALVSLHRLRRLDISLNGLDDDTAGLYLRDKSILERLDLTGNGLTRLTPKLFAESLSVRSIRIENNLITAIEEGTFEPLKKLKILNLARNNLVYICDFKLHHVKLLNLSRNSIEFFVTREDGHPYELEILDLSFNNLLYFPMVPKTNRLRYLHLQSNMVGTLETDTLISEADSLYRELTSEDEVNDAVDNNNIYSNWKLMPLVYMDLSSNHFRSLPVETLSHLTSLVTLNLSKNCLQDISYNTTKGGNGHVGGSHQPSLTFPSLRYFDLQNNGLRQLSTFFLEALPNIETLNLKENSVRPCDPKDQLGPSETTS; this comes from the exons atgATCAGACCTACAACATTCAGCTTAGTGCTACTGCtgtactgctctctgtctcacagTCTCACACAGTTCAACACTGTGACTGGAAGGATACCTGATGACCAACAG GAGACGACTTCCTGGAGGTTCAGGAACCTATCATCTGTTCCTGAGGGGCTGGACGTGAGGCTGAGGGAGCTGGATCTGTCCGACAACGTTATAAGACATATAAACAGCCAGAGTCTGGCTCTTCCATCCCTACTGAGACTGGACCTCAGCTACAACCAGCTAGAGATCATATCTGAAGGGGCTTTCAGAGATGTGGCCCAGCTTCAAGAGCTGAACTTGGCCAGGAATGCATTGAGCCACAATGTGGACAGTACCAGCCGAGCTCTTGTGTCTCTCCACCGACTGAGGAGGTTGGATATCTCTCTGAACGGTCTGGATGATGACACGGCGGGACTTTACCTTCGTGACAAATCAATTCTAGAACGCCTAGATCTCACGGGCAACGGTTTGACGCGACTCACGCCCAAGCTGTTTGCAGAGAGCCTGAGCGTGAGAAGCATTCGCATCGAGAACAATCTGATCACGGCAATAGAGGAGGGAACGTTTGAACCGTTGAAGAAACTCAAGATCTTAAATTTAGCCAGAAATAATCTAGTCTACATCTGTGATTTTAAACTCCATCACGTGAAACTGTTGAATCTTAGCAGGAATTCCATAGAGTTCTTTGTCACCCGTGAAGACGGTCACCCATACGAGCTGGAGATCTTAGATCTGAGCTTCAACAACCTCCTCTATTTCCCCATGGTCCCCAAGACCAACCGGTTGAGATACCTCCACCTACAGAGCAACATGGTGGGGACCTTAGAGACAGACACCTTAATATCAGAGGCAGACTCTCTGTACAGAGAACTAACAAGTGAAGATGAGGTAAATGATGCTGtagacaacaacaacatataCTCTAACTGGAAACTGATGCCGTTAGTTTACATGGACCTCAGTAGTAACCACTTCAGGTCTCTACCTGTGGAGACTCTGAGCCATCTGACGTCTTTGGTGacgctgaacctcagcaagaacTGTCTACAGGACATCAGCTATAACACAACGAAGGGAGGCAATGGCCATGTTGGAGGCTCCCACCAACCTTCCTTGACCTTTCCGTCTCTACGCTACTTCGACCTGCAGAACAACGGTCTTCGACAACTCTCCACCTTCTTCCTGGAAGCCCTACCAAACATAGAGACATTAAACCTGAAGGAGAACTCTGTGAGGCCTTGTGATCCAAAGGACCAACTGGGACCATCTGAGACAACGAGTTAG